From Cygnus olor isolate bCygOlo1 chromosome 7, bCygOlo1.pri.v2, whole genome shotgun sequence, a single genomic window includes:
- the STOX1 gene encoding storkhead-box protein 1 isoform X1: MYAQTSGDVLPVLMNPCSLPQSLPLAEEICSAISDMNADQMMVTQKTLVEQLVKSYPGIAVPSHKILYNILGALIKERKIYHTENGYFIVTPNTYFIANDAPEDNKRVLLEDSCCSLSSISYLVNAESCADPAKENIPTVSCYRSCHCFSDQNMLTDQRYQQLMNLEANRGGKKGRSELKPSIQTQVISASAENHSWDTIKSLTSVKEKLKCKKFGLGLFWRGTSKKEKQKKEFSTFSAQFPPKEWPVRDEDNLDNMPRDIEHEIIKRINPTLTVDNLIKHTKLMQKFEERKKSISEGISAEALTLRQKHLSKECVPKTQIRTAKHCRKTKSDKEKQISRSNRKSHMPELTSPNQKLEENISLSTMTHQPLDVAVESHVIYKKQIKNPFQGLSWRHNVYSKGYRGRVNSHLKPRTQKRERGSQRLHFLDSSKAFEYETEQQVSEMQADNVKQSKFLQTNRSSVQLKKDSLSENCSYPQSSTLRIDDKSKYFVESVISEDNVYRGTVERNHGDIQKSPHSSAGDNGTCKEAAKHSLHLKESHCRYKADTVCELLDQTANEFRNVSLSHYTTNVSRVKEFGVKHRQKTDEKNDLIFKYVCASHPGSMKVESEGFIDKGCLQYQKAHPCDTGSLLHLGDNSECNEPCHLVPGCASSGTTDWNKAVQKMGTALKNSKVNICSTQYNTTVNKHGSGDHGYKGCAGFAESIDGSKKHQNPDFIVESCLCSQVLPTVYREEDETGLTEHVKASAVADFCSTNEDDSLRETGEVVLSRALGPQTKETRNPLVKKGLFFKNACTVLSGQNHTEGTENHSITGDSGIDSPRWTEKKMKFPAKS; the protein is encoded by the exons ATGTATGCACAGACCTCAG GTGATGTGCTCCCTGTTCTCATGAATCCTTGCTCACTGCCACAGTCTCTTCCTCTGGCAGAAGAAATCTGCAGTGCCATATCAGACATGAATGCAGATCAAATGATGGTCACGCAGAAAACTTTGGTGGAGCAGTTAGTGAAAAGTTATCCAG GCATTGCAGTTCCCTCCCACAAAATCTTATACAATATCCTTGGTGCTCtaattaaagaaaggaaaatctatCATACAGAAAATGGATACTTCATCGTCACCCCTAACACCTACTTCATTGCAAATGATGCCCCAGAAGACAATAAAAGAGTCCTGCTGGAGGACAGTTGCTGCTCCTTGTCTTCCATCAGTTACCTTGTAAATGCTGAGAGCTGTGCAGacccagcaaaagaaaacattcctaCAGTATCCTGTTACAGATCCTGCCATTGTTTCTCTGACCAGAATATGCTCACTGACCAAAGATATCAGCAACTAATGAACCTTGAAGCTAACAGGGGAGGTAAGAAAGGCCGCAGTGAGTTGAAGCCTTCAATTCAAACTCAAGTTATCTCTGCATCTGCTGAAAACCACTCCTGGGACACCATCAAATCCCTGACATCAGtcaaagagaaactgaaatgcaaaaaatttGGCCTTGGCCTTTTCTGGAGAGGTACTtccaaaaaagagaaacagaagaaggagttttctactttttcagCCCAGTTTCCTCCCAAGGAATGGCCAGTCCGAGATGAAGACAACTTAGATAATATGCCACGTGATATTGAACATGAAATCATCAAGCGTATTAACCCTACTCTCACGGTTGATAATTTGATTAAGCACacaaaattaatgcaaaagtttgaggagaggaagaaaagtattAGTGAAGGTATCTCTGCTGAAGCGTTAACCCTCAGGCAAAAGCATCTTTCAAAGGAGTGTGTTCCAAAGACACAAATTAGAACAGcaaaacactgcaggaaaacCAAATCAGACAAAGAGAAGCAAATTAGCAGAAGCAACAGGAAATCTCACATGCCTGAGCTAACATCCCCAAACCAGAAACTGGAAGAGAACATTTCGCTGTCTACCATGACCCACCAGCCACTGGATGTAGCAGTGGAATCCCACGTCATATATAAAAAACAGATCAAGAACCCTTTTCAGGGTCTCTCATGGAGACACAACGTTTATTCCAAAGGGTACAGAGGTCGTGTTAACAGTCATCTGAAGCCCAGGACTCAAAAGCGGGAGAGGGGTTCGCAAAGGCTACATTTCTTGGACTCCTCAAAAGCCTTTGAATATGAAACTGAACAACAAGTTTCTGAAATGCAGGCTGACAATGTTAAGCAAAGCAAATTTCTTCAAACTAACAGGTCCTCCGTCCAACTAAAGAAGGACAGTTTAAGTGAAAACTGTAGTTATCCACAAAGCAGTACTTTGCGGATAGATGATAAAAGTAAATACTTCGTGGAGAGTGTTATTTCTGAAGACAACGTCTACAGAGGAACAGTCGAAAGAAATCACGGGGATATTCAAAAATCCCCCCACTCCTCTGCTGGGGATAACGGTACGtgcaaagaagcagcaaaacattCATTACATCTGAAAGAAAGCCATTGCAGGTACAAAGCTGACACTGTATGCGAGTTATTAGATCAAACAGCAAATGAGTTTCGGAATGTCAGTCTTTCACATTATACAACCAATGTTAGCCGGGTAAAAGAATTTGGTGTGAAACACAGACAGAAGACTGACGAAAAGAATGAccttatatttaaatatgtctGCGCCAGCCATCCTGGATCAATGAAGGTGGAAAGTGAAGGATTTATTGATAAAGGTTGTCTTCAGTACCAGAAAGCGCATCCTTGTGACACTGGTAGTTTGTTGCATCTGGGTGACAATTCTGAATGCAATGAACCATGTCATTTGGTTCCTGGCTGTGCATCTTCAGGTACAACGGACTGGAATAAAGCTGTGCAAAAGATGGGGACAGCTCTAAAAAACTCCAAGGTTAATATTTGTTCAACGCAATACAATACAACTGTAAATAAACATGGTTCTGGAGACCATGGATATAAGGGATGTGCTGGTTTTGCAGAATCAATTGATGGCTCAAAAAAGCATCAAAACCCAGATTTTATAGTAGAAAGTTGTTTGTGCAGTCAGGTTCTTCCGACAGTTTACAGAGAGGAAGATGAAACTGGCCTTACTGAACATGTGAAGGCTTCAGCTGTAGCCGATTTCTGCAGCACCAATGAGGATGACTCTTTGCGTGAGACAGGAGAAGTAGTGTTGAGCCGTGCTTTGGGCCcacaaaccaaagaaacaagaaacccTCTGGTAAAGAAAGGTCTGTTTTTTAAGAATGCATGTACTGTGCTATCAGGACAGAATCACACAGAGGGGACAGAAAACCACAGCATAACAGGAGACAGTGGAATTGACTCCCCAAG ATGGACTGAAAAGAAGATGAAGTTTCCTGCCAAATCCTAA
- the STOX1 gene encoding storkhead-box protein 1 isoform X3 — MNPCSLPQSLPLAEEICSAISDMNADQMMVTQKTLVEQLVKSYPGIAVPSHKILYNILGALIKERKIYHTENGYFIVTPNTYFIANDAPEDNKRVLLEDSCCSLSSISYLVNAESCADPAKENIPTVSCYRSCHCFSDQNMLTDQRYQQLMNLEANRGGKKGRSELKPSIQTQVISASAENHSWDTIKSLTSVKEKLKCKKFGLGLFWRGTSKKEKQKKEFSTFSAQFPPKEWPVRDEDNLDNMPRDIEHEIIKRINPTLTVDNLIKHTKLMQKFEERKKSISEGISAEALTLRQKHLSKECVPKTQIRTAKHCRKTKSDKEKQISRSNRKSHMPELTSPNQKLEENISLSTMTHQPLDVAVESHVIYKKQIKNPFQGLSWRHNVYSKGYRGRVNSHLKPRTQKRERGSQRLHFLDSSKAFEYETEQQVSEMQADNVKQSKFLQTNRSSVQLKKDSLSENCSYPQSSTLRIDDKSKYFVESVISEDNVYRGTVERNHGDIQKSPHSSAGDNGTCKEAAKHSLHLKESHCRYKADTVCELLDQTANEFRNVSLSHYTTNVSRVKEFGVKHRQKTDEKNDLIFKYVCASHPGSMKVESEGFIDKGCLQYQKAHPCDTGSLLHLGDNSECNEPCHLVPGCASSGTTDWNKAVQKMGTALKNSKVNICSTQYNTTVNKHGSGDHGYKGCAGFAESIDGSKKHQNPDFIVESCLCSQVLPTVYREEDETGLTEHVKASAVADFCSTNEDDSLRETGEVVLSRALGPQTKETRNPLVKKGLFFKNACTVLSGQNHTEGTENHSITGDSGIDSPRWTEKKMKFPAKS, encoded by the exons ATGAATCCTTGCTCACTGCCACAGTCTCTTCCTCTGGCAGAAGAAATCTGCAGTGCCATATCAGACATGAATGCAGATCAAATGATGGTCACGCAGAAAACTTTGGTGGAGCAGTTAGTGAAAAGTTATCCAG GCATTGCAGTTCCCTCCCACAAAATCTTATACAATATCCTTGGTGCTCtaattaaagaaaggaaaatctatCATACAGAAAATGGATACTTCATCGTCACCCCTAACACCTACTTCATTGCAAATGATGCCCCAGAAGACAATAAAAGAGTCCTGCTGGAGGACAGTTGCTGCTCCTTGTCTTCCATCAGTTACCTTGTAAATGCTGAGAGCTGTGCAGacccagcaaaagaaaacattcctaCAGTATCCTGTTACAGATCCTGCCATTGTTTCTCTGACCAGAATATGCTCACTGACCAAAGATATCAGCAACTAATGAACCTTGAAGCTAACAGGGGAGGTAAGAAAGGCCGCAGTGAGTTGAAGCCTTCAATTCAAACTCAAGTTATCTCTGCATCTGCTGAAAACCACTCCTGGGACACCATCAAATCCCTGACATCAGtcaaagagaaactgaaatgcaaaaaatttGGCCTTGGCCTTTTCTGGAGAGGTACTtccaaaaaagagaaacagaagaaggagttttctactttttcagCCCAGTTTCCTCCCAAGGAATGGCCAGTCCGAGATGAAGACAACTTAGATAATATGCCACGTGATATTGAACATGAAATCATCAAGCGTATTAACCCTACTCTCACGGTTGATAATTTGATTAAGCACacaaaattaatgcaaaagtttgaggagaggaagaaaagtattAGTGAAGGTATCTCTGCTGAAGCGTTAACCCTCAGGCAAAAGCATCTTTCAAAGGAGTGTGTTCCAAAGACACAAATTAGAACAGcaaaacactgcaggaaaacCAAATCAGACAAAGAGAAGCAAATTAGCAGAAGCAACAGGAAATCTCACATGCCTGAGCTAACATCCCCAAACCAGAAACTGGAAGAGAACATTTCGCTGTCTACCATGACCCACCAGCCACTGGATGTAGCAGTGGAATCCCACGTCATATATAAAAAACAGATCAAGAACCCTTTTCAGGGTCTCTCATGGAGACACAACGTTTATTCCAAAGGGTACAGAGGTCGTGTTAACAGTCATCTGAAGCCCAGGACTCAAAAGCGGGAGAGGGGTTCGCAAAGGCTACATTTCTTGGACTCCTCAAAAGCCTTTGAATATGAAACTGAACAACAAGTTTCTGAAATGCAGGCTGACAATGTTAAGCAAAGCAAATTTCTTCAAACTAACAGGTCCTCCGTCCAACTAAAGAAGGACAGTTTAAGTGAAAACTGTAGTTATCCACAAAGCAGTACTTTGCGGATAGATGATAAAAGTAAATACTTCGTGGAGAGTGTTATTTCTGAAGACAACGTCTACAGAGGAACAGTCGAAAGAAATCACGGGGATATTCAAAAATCCCCCCACTCCTCTGCTGGGGATAACGGTACGtgcaaagaagcagcaaaacattCATTACATCTGAAAGAAAGCCATTGCAGGTACAAAGCTGACACTGTATGCGAGTTATTAGATCAAACAGCAAATGAGTTTCGGAATGTCAGTCTTTCACATTATACAACCAATGTTAGCCGGGTAAAAGAATTTGGTGTGAAACACAGACAGAAGACTGACGAAAAGAATGAccttatatttaaatatgtctGCGCCAGCCATCCTGGATCAATGAAGGTGGAAAGTGAAGGATTTATTGATAAAGGTTGTCTTCAGTACCAGAAAGCGCATCCTTGTGACACTGGTAGTTTGTTGCATCTGGGTGACAATTCTGAATGCAATGAACCATGTCATTTGGTTCCTGGCTGTGCATCTTCAGGTACAACGGACTGGAATAAAGCTGTGCAAAAGATGGGGACAGCTCTAAAAAACTCCAAGGTTAATATTTGTTCAACGCAATACAATACAACTGTAAATAAACATGGTTCTGGAGACCATGGATATAAGGGATGTGCTGGTTTTGCAGAATCAATTGATGGCTCAAAAAAGCATCAAAACCCAGATTTTATAGTAGAAAGTTGTTTGTGCAGTCAGGTTCTTCCGACAGTTTACAGAGAGGAAGATGAAACTGGCCTTACTGAACATGTGAAGGCTTCAGCTGTAGCCGATTTCTGCAGCACCAATGAGGATGACTCTTTGCGTGAGACAGGAGAAGTAGTGTTGAGCCGTGCTTTGGGCCcacaaaccaaagaaacaagaaacccTCTGGTAAAGAAAGGTCTGTTTTTTAAGAATGCATGTACTGTGCTATCAGGACAGAATCACACAGAGGGGACAGAAAACCACAGCATAACAGGAGACAGTGGAATTGACTCCCCAAG ATGGACTGAAAAGAAGATGAAGTTTCCTGCCAAATCCTAA
- the STOX1 gene encoding storkhead-box protein 1 isoform X2 codes for MGDVLPVLMNPCSLPQSLPLAEEICSAISDMNADQMMVTQKTLVEQLVKSYPGIAVPSHKILYNILGALIKERKIYHTENGYFIVTPNTYFIANDAPEDNKRVLLEDSCCSLSSISYLVNAESCADPAKENIPTVSCYRSCHCFSDQNMLTDQRYQQLMNLEANRGGKKGRSELKPSIQTQVISASAENHSWDTIKSLTSVKEKLKCKKFGLGLFWRGTSKKEKQKKEFSTFSAQFPPKEWPVRDEDNLDNMPRDIEHEIIKRINPTLTVDNLIKHTKLMQKFEERKKSISEGISAEALTLRQKHLSKECVPKTQIRTAKHCRKTKSDKEKQISRSNRKSHMPELTSPNQKLEENISLSTMTHQPLDVAVESHVIYKKQIKNPFQGLSWRHNVYSKGYRGRVNSHLKPRTQKRERGSQRLHFLDSSKAFEYETEQQVSEMQADNVKQSKFLQTNRSSVQLKKDSLSENCSYPQSSTLRIDDKSKYFVESVISEDNVYRGTVERNHGDIQKSPHSSAGDNGTCKEAAKHSLHLKESHCRYKADTVCELLDQTANEFRNVSLSHYTTNVSRVKEFGVKHRQKTDEKNDLIFKYVCASHPGSMKVESEGFIDKGCLQYQKAHPCDTGSLLHLGDNSECNEPCHLVPGCASSGTTDWNKAVQKMGTALKNSKVNICSTQYNTTVNKHGSGDHGYKGCAGFAESIDGSKKHQNPDFIVESCLCSQVLPTVYREEDETGLTEHVKASAVADFCSTNEDDSLRETGEVVLSRALGPQTKETRNPLVKKGLFFKNACTVLSGQNHTEGTENHSITGDSGIDSPRWTEKKMKFPAKS; via the exons ATGG GTGATGTGCTCCCTGTTCTCATGAATCCTTGCTCACTGCCACAGTCTCTTCCTCTGGCAGAAGAAATCTGCAGTGCCATATCAGACATGAATGCAGATCAAATGATGGTCACGCAGAAAACTTTGGTGGAGCAGTTAGTGAAAAGTTATCCAG GCATTGCAGTTCCCTCCCACAAAATCTTATACAATATCCTTGGTGCTCtaattaaagaaaggaaaatctatCATACAGAAAATGGATACTTCATCGTCACCCCTAACACCTACTTCATTGCAAATGATGCCCCAGAAGACAATAAAAGAGTCCTGCTGGAGGACAGTTGCTGCTCCTTGTCTTCCATCAGTTACCTTGTAAATGCTGAGAGCTGTGCAGacccagcaaaagaaaacattcctaCAGTATCCTGTTACAGATCCTGCCATTGTTTCTCTGACCAGAATATGCTCACTGACCAAAGATATCAGCAACTAATGAACCTTGAAGCTAACAGGGGAGGTAAGAAAGGCCGCAGTGAGTTGAAGCCTTCAATTCAAACTCAAGTTATCTCTGCATCTGCTGAAAACCACTCCTGGGACACCATCAAATCCCTGACATCAGtcaaagagaaactgaaatgcaaaaaatttGGCCTTGGCCTTTTCTGGAGAGGTACTtccaaaaaagagaaacagaagaaggagttttctactttttcagCCCAGTTTCCTCCCAAGGAATGGCCAGTCCGAGATGAAGACAACTTAGATAATATGCCACGTGATATTGAACATGAAATCATCAAGCGTATTAACCCTACTCTCACGGTTGATAATTTGATTAAGCACacaaaattaatgcaaaagtttgaggagaggaagaaaagtattAGTGAAGGTATCTCTGCTGAAGCGTTAACCCTCAGGCAAAAGCATCTTTCAAAGGAGTGTGTTCCAAAGACACAAATTAGAACAGcaaaacactgcaggaaaacCAAATCAGACAAAGAGAAGCAAATTAGCAGAAGCAACAGGAAATCTCACATGCCTGAGCTAACATCCCCAAACCAGAAACTGGAAGAGAACATTTCGCTGTCTACCATGACCCACCAGCCACTGGATGTAGCAGTGGAATCCCACGTCATATATAAAAAACAGATCAAGAACCCTTTTCAGGGTCTCTCATGGAGACACAACGTTTATTCCAAAGGGTACAGAGGTCGTGTTAACAGTCATCTGAAGCCCAGGACTCAAAAGCGGGAGAGGGGTTCGCAAAGGCTACATTTCTTGGACTCCTCAAAAGCCTTTGAATATGAAACTGAACAACAAGTTTCTGAAATGCAGGCTGACAATGTTAAGCAAAGCAAATTTCTTCAAACTAACAGGTCCTCCGTCCAACTAAAGAAGGACAGTTTAAGTGAAAACTGTAGTTATCCACAAAGCAGTACTTTGCGGATAGATGATAAAAGTAAATACTTCGTGGAGAGTGTTATTTCTGAAGACAACGTCTACAGAGGAACAGTCGAAAGAAATCACGGGGATATTCAAAAATCCCCCCACTCCTCTGCTGGGGATAACGGTACGtgcaaagaagcagcaaaacattCATTACATCTGAAAGAAAGCCATTGCAGGTACAAAGCTGACACTGTATGCGAGTTATTAGATCAAACAGCAAATGAGTTTCGGAATGTCAGTCTTTCACATTATACAACCAATGTTAGCCGGGTAAAAGAATTTGGTGTGAAACACAGACAGAAGACTGACGAAAAGAATGAccttatatttaaatatgtctGCGCCAGCCATCCTGGATCAATGAAGGTGGAAAGTGAAGGATTTATTGATAAAGGTTGTCTTCAGTACCAGAAAGCGCATCCTTGTGACACTGGTAGTTTGTTGCATCTGGGTGACAATTCTGAATGCAATGAACCATGTCATTTGGTTCCTGGCTGTGCATCTTCAGGTACAACGGACTGGAATAAAGCTGTGCAAAAGATGGGGACAGCTCTAAAAAACTCCAAGGTTAATATTTGTTCAACGCAATACAATACAACTGTAAATAAACATGGTTCTGGAGACCATGGATATAAGGGATGTGCTGGTTTTGCAGAATCAATTGATGGCTCAAAAAAGCATCAAAACCCAGATTTTATAGTAGAAAGTTGTTTGTGCAGTCAGGTTCTTCCGACAGTTTACAGAGAGGAAGATGAAACTGGCCTTACTGAACATGTGAAGGCTTCAGCTGTAGCCGATTTCTGCAGCACCAATGAGGATGACTCTTTGCGTGAGACAGGAGAAGTAGTGTTGAGCCGTGCTTTGGGCCcacaaaccaaagaaacaagaaacccTCTGGTAAAGAAAGGTCTGTTTTTTAAGAATGCATGTACTGTGCTATCAGGACAGAATCACACAGAGGGGACAGAAAACCACAGCATAACAGGAGACAGTGGAATTGACTCCCCAAG ATGGACTGAAAAGAAGATGAAGTTTCCTGCCAAATCCTAA